The following are encoded together in the Naumannella cuiyingiana genome:
- a CDS encoding DUF3180 domain-containing protein, whose translation MTDPGSAPGGPEPGPEGGRLQPTSTRVLIIAAVLGGAGAFALGKLAELITGVPLQLSWAGPVALLAIAGCVAAIAIGAWRRLRTDRRPVEPERAVALLALGKSAALAGALLAGGYLVFALLSLGAIAAPAPRLRVITSLVAVVGGVGIMIAGLVLERACRVPDDDSANNQEN comes from the coding sequence ATGACGGACCCGGGCTCGGCACCGGGCGGGCCCGAGCCGGGCCCGGAGGGCGGCCGGCTGCAGCCCACGTCCACGCGGGTGCTGATCATCGCCGCGGTGCTGGGCGGGGCGGGAGCGTTCGCGCTGGGCAAGCTCGCCGAGCTGATCACCGGCGTACCCCTGCAACTGTCGTGGGCCGGCCCGGTCGCGCTGCTGGCGATCGCCGGCTGCGTCGCGGCCATCGCCATCGGCGCGTGGCGGCGGCTGCGGACCGATCGGCGGCCGGTCGAGCCCGAGCGTGCCGTCGCCCTGCTGGCGCTGGGCAAGTCCGCCGCCCTCGCCGGGGCGCTGCTGGCGGGCGGCTATCTCGTGTTCGCGCTGCTGTCGCTGGGCGCCATTGCCGCACCGGCCCCGCGACTTCGGGTGATCACCTCGCTGGTCGCCGTGGTCGGGGGAGTGGGAATCATGATCGCCGGGCTGGTGCTGGAGCGGGCCTGCCGCGTACCCGATGACGACTCAGCGAACAATCAGGAAAATTGA
- the folK gene encoding 2-amino-4-hydroxy-6-hydroxymethyldihydropteridine diphosphokinase, with protein MTSPNPFAIDADTLSGMKPIRQVVFSLGSSLGDRQATLSGAVQALEDTPDLRVVDISSVYETTPVGGGEGDPDFYNIVVIADTTMEPRTLLERANAIEDAFGRSREDEQNAPRTLDVDLIMVGKDRVDDDTLTLPHPRAHERAFVLVPWAEIEPAGELPGHGAIAELLTSLDASGVRRLDDVELDR; from the coding sequence ATGACCAGCCCCAATCCCTTCGCGATCGACGCCGACACGTTGAGCGGGATGAAGCCCATCCGACAGGTGGTGTTCTCGCTGGGTTCCAGCCTGGGGGACCGGCAGGCGACTCTTTCCGGCGCGGTGCAGGCGCTGGAGGACACGCCCGACCTGCGGGTGGTCGACATATCGTCGGTCTATGAGACGACGCCGGTCGGCGGCGGGGAGGGCGATCCCGACTTCTACAACATCGTGGTGATCGCCGACACCACGATGGAGCCGCGCACGCTGCTGGAACGCGCCAACGCGATCGAGGACGCGTTCGGCCGGTCCCGCGAGGACGAGCAGAACGCGCCGCGCACCCTCGACGTGGATCTGATCATGGTCGGCAAGGACCGAGTGGACGACGACACCCTGACCCTGCCGCACCCGCGCGCGCACGAGCGCGCCTTCGTGCTGGTGCCGTGGGCCGAGATCGAGCCGGCGGGCGAGCTGCCCGGTCACGGTGCGATCGCCGAACTGCTGACGTCGCTGGACGCCTCCGGGGTGCGCCGGCTCGACGACGTGGAGCTGGATCGCTGA
- the galE gene encoding UDP-glucose 4-epimerase GalE → MTPDPNHTWLITGGAGYIGAHVVRAMRDAGLGVVVLDDLSSGFAAFVPDGVPLVRGSITDTDLVRDTLREHDAAGVIHIAGYKYAGVSVERPLHTYTQNVTGTVSLLQAMADEGVDKIVFSSSAATYGTPDTDLVTEQTPTRPESPYGESKLIGEWLLADAARATGLQHTSLRYFNVVGSGTPEIHDASPHNLFPKVFEALLAGRTPMINGDDYPTPDGTAVRDYLHVADLAQAHVVAAQRLAAGDQLEPVYNLGSGTGSSVREIMTAMARGTGIDFTPEIAPRRPGDPARIVASGQLAARDLGWKMRHTLDDMVASAWAAAEAAKSATTS, encoded by the coding sequence ATGACCCCCGATCCGAACCACACCTGGCTGATCACCGGCGGCGCCGGCTACATCGGCGCGCATGTCGTCCGCGCGATGCGTGACGCCGGCCTCGGCGTGGTGGTGCTCGATGACCTGTCGAGCGGGTTCGCGGCGTTCGTGCCCGACGGCGTACCGCTCGTCCGCGGCAGCATCACCGACACCGATCTGGTCCGCGACACGCTGCGCGAGCACGACGCGGCCGGCGTGATCCACATCGCGGGTTACAAGTACGCGGGCGTGTCGGTCGAGCGGCCGCTGCACACCTACACCCAGAACGTGACCGGCACGGTCAGCCTGCTCCAGGCGATGGCCGACGAGGGTGTCGACAAGATCGTCTTCTCCTCCTCGGCGGCCACCTACGGCACCCCCGACACCGATCTGGTCACCGAGCAGACGCCGACCCGGCCCGAATCGCCCTACGGCGAGTCGAAGCTGATCGGTGAATGGCTACTGGCCGACGCGGCGCGGGCGACGGGGCTGCAGCACACCTCGTTGCGCTACTTCAACGTCGTCGGATCGGGTACGCCGGAGATCCACGACGCCTCCCCGCACAACCTCTTTCCCAAGGTGTTCGAGGCGCTGCTCGCCGGGCGTACCCCCATGATCAACGGCGACGACTACCCCACCCCCGACGGCACCGCGGTCCGCGACTACCTACACGTCGCCGATCTGGCGCAGGCCCACGTGGTGGCGGCCCAGCGGCTGGCGGCCGGTGATCAGCTCGAGCCGGTCTACAACCTGGGCAGCGGCACCGGCTCGTCGGTGCGCGAGATCATGACCGCGATGGCCCGGGGCACCGGCATCGACTTCACGCCCGAGATCGCGCCGCGACGCCCGGGCGACCCGGCCCGGATCGTCGCCAGCGGCCAGCTCGCCGCCCGCGATCTGGGCTGGAAGATGCGCCACACCCTCGATGACATGGTCGCCAGCGCCTGGGCGGCCGCCGAGGCAGCAAAGTCCGCGACCACTTCCTGA
- a CDS encoding ATP-dependent Clp protease ATP-binding subunit, whose product MFERFTDRARRVVVLAQDEARMLNHNYIGTEHILLGLIHEGEGVAAKALESLGISLEAVREKVEEIIGHGQQSPTGHIPFTPRAKKVLEYSLREALQLNHTYIGTEHILLGLIREGEGVAAQVLVKLGADLNRVRNQVLQLLSGFQGGKAEGGGPVGAGVGAESGSTPSSSTVLDQFGRNLTQAAREAKLDPVIGRETEIERVMTVLSRRTKNNPVLIGEPGVGKTAVVEGLSQAIVRGDVPETLRDKQIYTLDLGALVAGSRYRGDFEERLKKVLKEIKTRGDIVLFIDEIHTLVGAGAAEGAIDAASILKPMLARGELQTIGATTLDEYRKHIEKDAALERRFQPIQVAEPSIGHTIDILRGLRDRYEAHHRVTITDEALAAAANMADRYIQDRFLPDKAIDLIDEAGARLRIRRMTAPPDLREYDEKIATVRLEKEAAIDAQDFEKAASLRDDEKKLIGVREEKERAWRSGDMDVVAEVDEETIAEVLSSATGIPVFKLTEEESSRLLHMEEELGKRYIGQHDAVKALSRSIRRTRAGLKDPKRPSGSFIFAGPSGVGKTELTKALTEFLFGDEDALITLDMSEYSEKHTASRLFGSPPGYVGYEEGGQLTEKVRRKPFSVVLFDEIEKAHPDIFNSLLQILDEGRLTDAQGRAVDFKNTVIVMTTNLGTRDISKAVNLGFSRAGDEESSYEKMKAKVADELKTHFRPEFLNRIDEIVVFHQLTPADIERIVDLMVAEIETRLKDKDMGIELTQAAKELVAKRGFDPVLGARPLRRALQRDVEDVLAEKILFGELKSGEIVVVDVDDPQSDQPFTFTGNPRSELPDSPPVELEGSGGDEGEQSA is encoded by the coding sequence ATGTTCGAGCGATTTACCGACCGGGCGCGACGGGTCGTCGTGCTGGCTCAAGACGAAGCTCGCATGCTCAATCACAACTACATCGGAACAGAACACATCCTGTTGGGTCTCATCCACGAGGGCGAGGGTGTTGCCGCGAAGGCGCTCGAGTCACTCGGGATTTCGCTGGAGGCGGTCCGGGAGAAGGTCGAGGAGATTATCGGCCACGGACAGCAGAGCCCGACCGGCCACATTCCCTTCACGCCGCGCGCCAAGAAGGTGCTCGAATACAGCTTGCGTGAGGCGTTGCAGCTCAATCACACCTACATCGGGACCGAACACATCTTGTTGGGCCTGATCCGCGAGGGCGAGGGCGTCGCCGCGCAGGTGTTGGTCAAGCTCGGCGCCGACCTCAATCGCGTCCGCAACCAGGTGCTGCAGCTCCTGTCGGGCTTCCAGGGCGGCAAGGCCGAGGGCGGCGGCCCGGTGGGTGCCGGCGTCGGCGCCGAGTCCGGCTCGACCCCCTCCAGCTCGACGGTGCTCGACCAGTTCGGCCGCAACCTGACCCAGGCCGCGCGCGAGGCCAAGCTCGACCCGGTGATCGGCCGGGAGACCGAGATCGAGCGTGTGATGACGGTGCTGTCCCGGCGTACCAAGAACAACCCGGTGCTGATCGGCGAGCCCGGCGTCGGCAAGACCGCCGTGGTCGAGGGCCTGTCCCAGGCGATCGTCCGCGGCGACGTGCCGGAGACGCTGCGCGACAAGCAGATCTACACGCTCGACCTGGGCGCGCTGGTGGCCGGGTCGCGCTACCGCGGCGACTTCGAGGAGCGCCTGAAGAAGGTGCTCAAGGAGATCAAGACCCGCGGCGACATCGTGTTGTTCATCGACGAGATCCACACGCTGGTCGGCGCGGGCGCGGCCGAGGGCGCGATCGATGCGGCCTCGATCCTGAAGCCGATGCTGGCCCGCGGTGAGCTGCAGACGATCGGCGCGACGACGCTCGACGAGTACCGCAAGCACATCGAGAAGGACGCCGCGCTGGAGCGCCGCTTCCAGCCGATCCAGGTCGCCGAGCCGTCGATCGGGCACACGATCGACATCCTGCGCGGCCTGCGCGACCGCTACGAGGCGCACCACCGGGTGACGATCACCGACGAGGCGCTGGCCGCGGCGGCCAACATGGCCGACCGCTACATCCAGGACCGGTTCCTGCCGGACAAGGCGATCGACCTGATCGACGAGGCCGGTGCCCGGCTGCGGATCCGTCGGATGACGGCGCCGCCGGACCTGCGCGAGTACGACGAGAAGATCGCGACGGTACGCCTGGAGAAGGAGGCGGCCATCGACGCGCAGGACTTCGAGAAGGCCGCGTCGCTGCGCGATGACGAGAAGAAGCTGATCGGCGTGCGCGAGGAGAAGGAGCGCGCCTGGCGCAGCGGCGACATGGATGTGGTCGCCGAGGTCGACGAGGAGACCATCGCCGAGGTGCTGTCCAGCGCCACCGGCATCCCGGTCTTCAAGCTGACCGAGGAGGAGTCCAGCCGGCTGCTGCACATGGAGGAGGAGCTCGGCAAGCGCTACATCGGCCAGCACGACGCCGTCAAGGCGCTGAGCCGGTCGATCCGGCGTACCCGTGCCGGGTTGAAGGACCCGAAGCGGCCGAGCGGCTCGTTCATCTTCGCCGGACCCTCGGGCGTCGGCAAGACCGAGCTGACCAAGGCGCTGACCGAGTTCTTGTTCGGCGACGAGGACGCGCTGATCACGCTCGACATGTCCGAGTACTCCGAGAAGCACACCGCCTCGCGGCTGTTCGGCTCCCCGCCCGGCTACGTCGGGTACGAGGAGGGTGGCCAGTTGACCGAGAAGGTGCGGCGCAAGCCGTTCTCGGTGGTGCTCTTCGACGAGATCGAGAAGGCGCACCCGGACATCTTCAACTCGCTGCTGCAGATCCTCGACGAGGGCCGGCTGACCGATGCGCAGGGCCGCGCGGTGGACTTCAAGAACACCGTGATCGTGATGACCACGAACCTCGGCACCCGCGACATCTCCAAGGCGGTCAACCTCGGGTTCTCCCGCGCGGGGGACGAGGAGTCCAGCTACGAGAAGATGAAGGCCAAGGTCGCCGACGAGCTGAAGACCCACTTCCGTCCCGAGTTCCTGAACCGGATCGACGAGATCGTCGTCTTCCACCAGCTCACGCCCGCCGACATCGAGCGGATCGTGGACCTGATGGTCGCCGAGATCGAGACCCGGCTGAAGGACAAGGACATGGGCATCGAGCTCACCCAGGCCGCGAAGGAGCTGGTCGCCAAGCGCGGCTTCGACCCGGTGTTGGGTGCACGCCCGCTGCGCCGCGCGCTGCAGCGCGATGTCGAGGACGTGCTGGCCGAGAAGATCTTGTTCGGCGAGCTGAAGTCGGGCGAGATCGTCGTGGTCGATGTCGACGACCCGCAGTCGGACCAGCCGTTCACCTTCACGGGCAATCCGCGCAGCGAGCTGCCGGACAGCCCCCCGGTGGAGCTGGAGGGCTCCGGCGGCGACGAGGGCGAGCAGTCGGCCTGA
- the folP gene encoding dihydropteroate synthase, translating into MGIVNVTPDSFSDGGMWFDHPRAIERGLRLAADGADLVDVGGESTRPGATRADPAEELRRVLPVIRELSAAGVPISIDTMRAEVARAAVAAGARIVNDVSGGLADPAMLPTVADLGVPLICMHWRGHSATMADLADYDDVVARVRDELARRRDAALAADIPGELIILDPGLGFAKTAEHNWQLLTHLDALADLGHPLLVGASRKRFLGTLLADRAGDRPPAERDAATAAITALLAERGIWGVRTHTVAEHRDAVAVGQAWRTAASGRGGGLR; encoded by the coding sequence ATGGGCATCGTCAACGTCACGCCGGACTCGTTCTCCGACGGCGGCATGTGGTTCGACCACCCGCGGGCGATCGAGCGCGGGCTGCGCCTGGCCGCCGACGGGGCCGACCTGGTCGACGTGGGCGGCGAGTCCACCCGCCCGGGCGCCACCCGCGCGGATCCGGCCGAGGAGCTGCGCCGGGTCCTGCCGGTGATCCGCGAGCTGTCCGCGGCCGGCGTACCGATCTCGATCGACACCATGCGCGCCGAGGTGGCGCGGGCCGCCGTCGCCGCCGGCGCGCGGATCGTCAACGATGTCTCCGGCGGCCTCGCCGATCCGGCGATGCTGCCGACGGTCGCCGATCTCGGCGTACCGCTGATCTGCATGCACTGGCGGGGACACTCGGCGACGATGGCCGATCTGGCCGACTACGACGACGTCGTTGCCCGGGTACGCGACGAGCTCGCCCGCCGCCGCGACGCGGCTCTCGCCGCCGACATCCCCGGTGAGTTGATCATCCTCGATCCCGGGCTCGGATTCGCCAAGACCGCCGAACACAACTGGCAACTCCTCACCCACCTCGACGCCCTTGCCGATCTTGGTCACCCGCTGCTGGTCGGCGCCTCCCGGAAACGCTTCCTGGGTACGCTGCTCGCCGACCGCGCCGGCGACCGGCCGCCGGCCGAGCGCGATGCCGCCACCGCCGCGATCACCGCACTGCTCGCCGAACGCGGCATCTGGGGGGTGCGGACGCACACGGTCGCGGAGCACCGCGACGCCGTGGCGGTCGGGCAGGCGTGGCGAACGGCCGCCTCGGGCCGTGGCGGCGGGCTCCGCTAG
- a CDS encoding histone-like nucleoid-structuring protein Lsr2, with protein MAQRVQVILEDDIDGGEAAETLRFGLDGVDYEIDLSEKNAGKLRDALAPWVAHGRRTGGRRRTGRSTASSGSRNSRAGEIREWAQAQGMKVSARGRISAEIQEAYDRAH; from the coding sequence ATGGCTCAGCGTGTGCAGGTAATCCTCGAAGACGACATCGACGGCGGCGAGGCCGCCGAGACCTTGCGATTCGGTCTCGATGGCGTCGATTACGAGATTGATCTTTCGGAGAAGAATGCTGGCAAGCTGCGCGACGCTTTGGCGCCGTGGGTTGCCCATGGTCGGCGGACCGGCGGGCGTCGCCGCACCGGCCGCTCGACGGCATCGTCCGGCTCGCGGAATTCGCGGGCCGGCGAGATCCGCGAATGGGCCCAGGCCCAGGGCATGAAGGTCTCGGCCCGCGGGCGGATCTCCGCCGAGATCCAGGAGGCCTACGACCGCGCGCACTGA
- the folB gene encoding dihydroneopterin aldolase, with product MTGFVADPALADRIELRGITGFGRHGVHPHERRDGQRFVADVTCWLDLSPAAASDDLADTIDYAGLAQAVVADIEGEPLDLLEALGARIAASCLADSRVRRVSVTVHKPDVDMPVPVTDVAVTIQRSADR from the coding sequence GTGACCGGTTTCGTCGCCGACCCGGCGCTCGCCGACCGGATCGAGCTGCGCGGGATCACCGGTTTCGGCCGCCACGGCGTCCATCCGCACGAACGCCGCGACGGGCAGCGATTTGTCGCCGATGTGACCTGCTGGCTGGACCTTTCGCCGGCCGCCGCGAGCGATGATCTTGCCGACACGATCGACTACGCTGGCTTGGCGCAGGCCGTGGTGGCAGACATCGAAGGCGAGCCGCTCGACCTGCTGGAAGCTCTCGGCGCGCGGATTGCGGCGAGTTGTCTTGCCGATTCCCGGGTACGCCGGGTCTCGGTGACCGTCCACAAACCGGATGTCGACATGCCGGTGCCGGTGACCGACGTCGCCGTCACGATTCAGAGGAGTGCCGATCGATGA